One window from the genome of Cricetulus griseus strain 17A/GY chromosome 2, alternate assembly CriGri-PICRH-1.0, whole genome shotgun sequence encodes:
- the LOC100775029 gene encoding apolipoprotein L3 isoform X2: MVAYLLDTRSTEALKFLLTEEEAWKQLVEGTDPDIEDEDMLQNDLQEKTERDEEEALSEALGDTIVNSDVDDEYHLQRELEAQKRFLDVYPQVKLELEQHIRKLHDLADKVDKVHRDCTITQVVANSTSAVSEVLKILGFALAPVTPGVSLGLSATGLGLGAAAAATSVSTSIVETASTASAEAEASQLGPTNQDTANTIKEVLEKSTPGLASVYEKSFQDLEVFKKNIDAINLVKTNPRLANNAKRLMTTGAVSARKTRQVQKSFGGTALAMTRRARVMGAANSGLSLVMDVVSLVEASKHLHEGAKADYAAELRKQARDLEQKLQDLIQVHDSLTQ; this comes from the exons ATGGTTGCGTACCTCCTGGACACAAGGAGCACAGAGGCTCTGAAGTTCCTGCTGACTGAAGAGGAAGCCTGGAAACAGCTTGTGGAAGGAACTG ATCCTGATATAGAAGATGAAGACATGCTCCAAAATGACCTGCAGGAGAAGACAGAGAG GGATGAGGAAGAAGCCTTGAGTGAAGCTCTTGGTGACACCATAGTGAATAGTGATGTAGACGATGAATATCATCTCCAAAGAGAGCTTGAGGCGCAGAAGAGGTTTTTGGATGTTTATCCTCAGGTGAAACTGGAGCTTGAGCAGCACATCAGGAAGCTCCATGACCTTGCAGACAAGGTTGACAAGGTGCACAGGGACTGCACCATCACACAAGTGGTGGCCAACTCCACCAGTGCTGTGTCTGAAGTCCTGAAAATCCTTGGTTTTGCTCTCGCACCTGTGACACCAGGAGTCAGTCTGGGACTTTCAGCCACAGGCTTGGGTCtgggagcagcagcagctgcGACGAGTGTTTCCACAAGCATTGTGGAAACAGCAAGCACAGCGTCAGCGGAAGCTGAAGCCAGCCAGCTGGGGCCAACCAACCAAGACACAGCGAACACCATTAAAGAAGTTTTGGAGAAGAGCACCCCCGGGCTTGCTTCGGTATATGAGAAATCCTTCCAGGACCTGGAAGTCTTCAAGAAGAACATTGATGCCATCAATCTGGTCAAAACCAACCCTCGCTTAGCTAATAATGCCAAGCGTCTCATGACAACTGGGGCAGTGTCAGCCCGAAAAACAAGACAGGTGCAGAAATCCTTTGGAGGCACTGCTCTGGCGATGACCAGAAGAGCCCGGGTCATGGGTGCAGCCAACTCAGGCCTCTCCCTTGTGATGGATGTGGTCAGCCTTGTGGAAGCCTCAAAGCATTTGCATGAGGGTGCAAAGGCAGATTATGCTGCTGAGCTGAGGAAGCAGGCTCGGGACCTGGAGCAGAAGTTGCAGGATCTCATCCAGGTCCATGACAGCCTGACTCAGTAA
- the LOC100764744 gene encoding SAP domain-containing ribonucleoprotein-like isoform X2 has protein sequence MTILIHDTNNIHLYRESPSANDPGDTPVIVRLAELKQECLARGLETKGIKQNLINRLQAHLEEHAEEEVNEGDFLGDETKEEEQDPIELPVKEEEPPEKAVDVASEKKVVKIPSGIPQTESTQKGAEPFNVPVSLESKKAARAARFGISSVPTKGLSSDTKPTAEDDEKLKKRKYRFGIVRSSAGSGTTEDTEAKKRKRAERLGIA, from the exons ATGACCATCCTCATACATGACACTAACAACATACACCTGTACAGGGAAAGCCCATCAGCCAATGATCCTGGGGACACTCCTGTCATCGTCAG ACTTGCTGAACTAAAGCAAGAATGCCTTGCTCGTGGTTTAGAGACCAAGGGAATAAAACAGAATCTTATCAACAGGCTCCAGGCGCATCTTGAAGAACATGCTGAAGAGGAAGTAAATGAAGGAGATTTCCTGGGAGATGAAACTAAGGAAGAAGAACAAGACCCTATAGAGCTTCCTGTTAAAGAGGAAGAACCTCCTGAAAAGGCTGTTGATGTGGCATCAGAAAAGAAGGTGGTAAAAATTCCATCTGGCATACCTCAGACTGAGAGCACGCAGAAGGGGGCTGAACCGTTCAATGTACCTGTAAGCTTGGAGAGTAAGAAGGCTGCTCGGGCAGCTAGGTTTGGAATTTCTTCTGTTCCAACAAAAGGTCTGTCATCTGACACCAAGCCTACG GCTGAGGATGATGAGAAGCTGAAAAAAAGGAAGTATAGATTTGGGATTGTGAGAAGTTCAGCAGGAAGTGGAACTACTGAGGATACAgaggcaaagaaaaggaaaagagcagAGCGTTTGGGGATTGCATAA